Proteins found in one Amycolatopsis aidingensis genomic segment:
- a CDS encoding DUF4232 domain-containing protein produces the protein MTRGTRSYLGLAAAGTLLVAALTGCGEGTQDGAAAQSPTGDETTTTTAPPATTSSSPKETGGTSEPAKNADPKLCRSNELKLSIGKGEGAAGTVYRPVQFTNTSDRTCVLHGFPGISYVAGDDGHQVGPAAYRDGEKGAPVNLAPGEIAHAPVGFVQVRNYAPEDCKPVQVRGLRVYPPQETESMFIEYEGTGCSSDKIPGHQLVVRTIQPGPGGRG, from the coding sequence ATGACGCGAGGAACGCGAAGTTATCTGGGGCTGGCCGCAGCGGGCACGCTGCTGGTCGCCGCCCTCACCGGTTGCGGTGAGGGGACGCAGGACGGGGCCGCCGCGCAGTCGCCGACCGGCGACGAGACAACCACCACGACGGCCCCACCGGCCACCACCTCATCCAGTCCGAAGGAAACGGGCGGGACAAGCGAGCCCGCCAAGAACGCAGATCCGAAGCTCTGCCGGTCGAACGAACTGAAGTTGTCGATCGGCAAGGGCGAGGGCGCCGCCGGGACGGTCTACCGGCCGGTGCAGTTCACCAATACGAGTGACCGAACGTGCGTGTTGCACGGGTTCCCTGGGATTTCCTATGTCGCGGGAGACGACGGCCACCAGGTCGGGCCGGCCGCCTACCGGGACGGGGAGAAAGGCGCCCCGGTGAACCTGGCCCCCGGGGAGATCGCCCATGCCCCGGTGGGTTTCGTGCAGGTGCGCAACTACGCGCCGGAGGACTGCAAGCCGGTCCAGGTGCGCGGCCTGCGGGTGTACCCGCCGCAGGAGACCGAGTCGATGTTCATCGAGTACGAGGGCACCGGCTGCTCCAGTGACAAGATCCCGGGCCACCAGCTGGTGGTGCGCACGATCCAGCCCGGTCCCGGCGGTCGTGGCTAG
- a CDS encoding metallophosphoesterase: MRRSKAGALLVLVLSALGLLVVPAAATTGCDAEGDAGNGRFTIVVLPDTQMATESWPELFRAQTEWIAANAESRDIRYVIHEGDIVERPHQPWQWDRARSALSTLDGKVPYILAVGNHDMDAHGTGNPQWERETEQFNNAFPRSRFASGPSFGGTFPTQLNDSSYHLFSAGGVDWLVLSLKYIPTESETDWANRVIADHPDRKVLLVTHAYSDGARKDRTGQRLWDAMVRRHPNMLFVFSGHYVNAGRIVEPGDAGNLVYQLQADYQSYTDAERNGYLRILEFDTAAGRVDVRTYSPHANAHLTDPQNQFTLTGVNFAG, from the coding sequence ATGCGGCGATCGAAGGCGGGGGCGCTGCTGGTGCTCGTGCTGTCCGCGCTGGGGCTACTGGTCGTCCCGGCCGCGGCGACCACCGGATGCGATGCGGAAGGTGACGCGGGGAACGGGCGGTTCACGATCGTGGTGCTGCCGGACACCCAGATGGCGACGGAGAGCTGGCCGGAGCTGTTCCGCGCGCAGACCGAGTGGATCGCGGCCAATGCCGAGTCGCGCGACATCCGGTACGTGATCCACGAGGGCGATATCGTGGAACGCCCGCACCAGCCGTGGCAGTGGGACCGGGCAAGGTCCGCACTATCCACACTGGACGGTAAGGTGCCGTACATCCTCGCGGTCGGCAATCACGACATGGACGCGCATGGCACCGGAAACCCGCAGTGGGAGCGGGAGACCGAGCAGTTCAACAATGCCTTCCCCCGGTCGAGGTTCGCCTCCGGTCCCTCTTTCGGCGGCACCTTTCCCACCCAGCTCAATGACAGCAGCTACCATCTGTTCTCCGCGGGCGGGGTGGACTGGCTCGTGCTGTCGCTGAAGTACATCCCGACCGAGTCCGAAACGGACTGGGCGAACCGGGTCATCGCCGACCATCCGGACCGGAAGGTGCTGCTAGTAACGCATGCCTATTCGGACGGTGCGCGCAAGGACCGGACCGGCCAGCGGCTGTGGGATGCCATGGTGCGCAGGCATCCGAACATGCTGTTCGTGTTCTCCGGGCACTATGTGAACGCGGGCCGGATCGTCGAGCCAGGGGACGCGGGTAACCTGGTCTACCAGCTACAGGCCGACTACCAGAGCTACACCGACGCCGAGCGCAACGGTTACCTGCGGATCCTGGAGTTCGACACGGCCGCGGGCCGGGTGGACGTGCGCACCTACTCCCCGCATGCGAACGCCCACCTCACCGACCCGCAGAACCAGTTCACCCTGACCGGCGTGAACTTCGCGGGCTGA
- a CDS encoding glutathionylspermidine synthase family protein, producing the protein MHRETRPPRPDWKRITEEQGLVFGLPARDGAGKSRPYWDESVHYVLEMDEVLSVEADVELLHSMCLEAVDNIVLTERYRDFGIPEWLWPYIAESWKRRDPHVYGRFDLRYDGKSPAKLLEYNADTPTSLLEASVVQWHWKTDAYPDDDQWNSIHERLVERWAEIGGLLPSNELHFTWSTADPTGEDHVTTAYLQETAAEAGLDTVGLAIEEIGWDPLLKRFVDLEEAPINTVVKLYPWEWVVDEEFGRYAAESLPRTLWIEPLWKMLLSNKAILAILWENYPGHPNLLPAFLDDPGLLTEYVRKPKLGREGSNVQIVATGYETQTGGVYGEEGFVYQAFDPLPEFDGYRPALGAWIVGDNAAGLGLRETAGLVTDDGAAFVPHRIPES; encoded by the coding sequence GTGCACCGGGAGACCCGGCCGCCACGGCCGGACTGGAAACGGATCACCGAGGAACAGGGGCTGGTGTTCGGCCTGCCCGCAAGGGACGGCGCAGGCAAGTCGCGGCCGTACTGGGACGAGTCGGTGCACTACGTGCTGGAGATGGACGAGGTGCTGTCCGTCGAGGCCGATGTCGAGCTGCTGCACTCGATGTGCCTGGAAGCGGTGGACAACATCGTGCTCACCGAGCGTTACCGCGACTTCGGTATCCCGGAGTGGCTGTGGCCGTACATCGCGGAGTCCTGGAAGCGCCGCGACCCGCATGTCTACGGCCGGTTCGACCTGCGCTACGACGGCAAGAGCCCGGCCAAGCTGCTGGAGTACAACGCCGACACCCCCACCTCCCTGCTGGAGGCCTCGGTGGTGCAGTGGCACTGGAAGACCGACGCCTACCCCGATGACGACCAGTGGAACTCCATCCACGAGCGGCTGGTCGAGCGATGGGCCGAGATCGGCGGGCTGCTGCCCTCGAACGAGCTGCATTTCACCTGGTCCACCGCCGACCCCACCGGGGAGGACCACGTCACCACCGCCTACCTGCAGGAGACCGCGGCCGAGGCCGGGCTGGACACCGTGGGGCTGGCGATCGAGGAGATCGGCTGGGACCCGCTGCTGAAGCGGTTCGTCGACCTCGAGGAGGCGCCGATCAACACGGTGGTGAAGCTGTACCCCTGGGAGTGGGTGGTGGACGAGGAGTTCGGCCGCTACGCCGCCGAGTCGCTGCCGCGCACGCTCTGGATCGAGCCGCTGTGGAAGATGCTGCTTTCCAACAAGGCGATCCTGGCGATCCTCTGGGAGAACTACCCCGGCCACCCGAACCTGCTGCCCGCCTTCCTCGACGACCCCGGGCTGCTCACCGAGTACGTGCGCAAGCCCAAGCTCGGCAGGGAGGGCTCCAACGTGCAGATCGTGGCCACCGGGTACGAGACCCAGACCGGCGGGGTCTACGGCGAGGAGGGCTTCGTCTACCAGGCATTCGACCCGCTGCCCGAGTTCGACGGCTACCGGCCCGCGCTGGGCGCGTGGATCGTCGGGGACAACGCGGCCGGCCTCGGCCTGCGGGAGACGGCGGGGCTGGTGACCGACGACGGGGCCGCGTTCGTCCCGCACCGCATCCCCGAGTCGTGA
- a CDS encoding septum formation family protein: MPKEPERFRRSGRTLRTQLLMVGAAIGAIGALSLSWAFSWGMSSVDAEVAARLAAKEAAFHSPPGSCLNWTQPDASDAHKVPCEQPHLFEVIGVVDISDQYPPGAPSPDLQLWRQIAQERCGESAQTYLNKPLDPYGKLTLGVLRPPEQQWADGARELRCGLQWAGPGGSLQPLTGPAVEQDQSNVWPVGTCLGLNGKTVGDPVDCARPHSYEIVAVLDLTDEFTEGYPAQEDQKAWLDLECNKALEEYSGGANLDEQGLLLGWDLREQESWDAGSTKVNCKVGATLEDGSGLAPVRGSINPAEKSAAQSTAPAESSAPAGAETGG, encoded by the coding sequence ATGCCCAAGGAGCCCGAGCGGTTCCGTCGCTCCGGACGGACCCTGCGCACCCAGCTGCTGATGGTCGGCGCGGCCATCGGCGCGATCGGTGCACTCTCGCTGAGCTGGGCGTTCTCCTGGGGAATGAGCTCGGTGGACGCCGAGGTGGCCGCCCGGCTGGCCGCCAAGGAGGCGGCCTTCCACTCCCCGCCGGGAAGCTGCCTGAACTGGACCCAGCCGGACGCCTCGGACGCGCACAAGGTGCCCTGTGAGCAGCCCCACCTGTTCGAGGTCATCGGTGTGGTGGACATCTCCGACCAGTACCCGCCCGGGGCGCCCTCCCCCGACCTGCAGCTGTGGCGGCAGATCGCGCAGGAGCGCTGCGGCGAGAGTGCGCAGACGTACCTGAACAAGCCACTCGACCCGTACGGGAAGCTGACCCTGGGGGTGCTGCGCCCGCCCGAGCAGCAGTGGGCCGATGGTGCCCGCGAGCTGCGCTGCGGGTTGCAGTGGGCGGGCCCAGGCGGCTCGCTGCAACCGCTGACCGGGCCCGCGGTCGAGCAGGACCAGTCCAACGTGTGGCCGGTGGGTACCTGCCTCGGGCTGAACGGGAAGACCGTGGGCGACCCGGTGGACTGTGCCCGTCCGCACTCCTACGAGATCGTCGCGGTGCTCGACCTGACGGACGAGTTCACCGAGGGCTACCCCGCCCAGGAGGACCAGAAGGCCTGGCTGGACCTGGAGTGCAACAAGGCACTCGAGGAGTACTCCGGCGGGGCGAACCTGGACGAGCAGGGCCTGCTGCTCGGCTGGGACCTGCGCGAGCAGGAGAGCTGGGACGCGGGTTCGACCAAGGTGAACTGCAAGGTCGGCGCGACCCTCGAGGACGGTAGCGGGCTGGCTCCGGTACGCGGCAGCATCAACCCCGCCGAGAAGTCCGCCGCCCAGTCCACCGCGCCGGCCGAGTCCTCGGCGCCGGCCGGCGCGGAAACGGGCGGGTAG
- a CDS encoding histidine phosphatase family protein, whose translation MRLYLIRHAQSTANVEGKLNTLPPGPGLTDLGHAQAKALAERLSGEPIAAVYASLAVRAQQTAAPLATALDLEVQVIDGVQEVYVGELEDRTDREAVRTYLDTVVPWTRGELGIAMPGGETGHQVRDRYLGAVGELRAKHADEADLDDTVVALVSHGGAIRLGAEWLAENVTAEIADRDMLPNTSVVELEARPGGAWRCLRWAGLDL comes from the coding sequence GTGAGGCTGTACCTGATCAGACATGCGCAGAGCACCGCGAACGTCGAGGGCAAACTGAACACCCTGCCGCCCGGCCCCGGGCTGACCGACCTCGGCCACGCGCAGGCCAAGGCGCTGGCCGAGCGGCTGAGCGGCGAGCCGATCGCGGCGGTGTACGCCTCGCTCGCCGTGCGGGCGCAGCAGACCGCGGCCCCGCTGGCCACCGCCCTCGACCTGGAGGTGCAGGTGATCGACGGGGTGCAGGAGGTGTACGTCGGCGAGCTGGAGGATCGCACCGACCGGGAGGCCGTCCGCACCTATCTGGACACGGTCGTCCCGTGGACCCGCGGCGAGCTGGGGATCGCCATGCCGGGCGGGGAGACCGGGCACCAGGTGCGGGATCGTTATCTTGGCGCCGTGGGCGAGCTGCGGGCCAAGCACGCGGACGAGGCCGACCTGGACGACACCGTGGTCGCGCTGGTCAGCCACGGCGGGGCGATCCGGCTCGGCGCCGAGTGGCTCGCCGAGAACGTGACCGCGGAGATCGCCGACCGGGACATGCTGCCGAACACCAGCGTGGTGGAGCTGGAGGCCCGGCCCGGCGGCGCGTGGCGTTGCCTGCGCTGGGCCGGCCTCGACCTGTGA
- a CDS encoding DUF397 domain-containing protein — MAEPVFAGWRRSSYSDGAGEESNCVEVATAGPVVGVRDSKDPAGPPLAFTRNAWTRFLIVLR, encoded by the coding sequence ATGGCCGAGCCAGTGTTCGCCGGATGGCGCAGGAGCAGCTACAGCGACGGCGCAGGCGAGGAGTCGAACTGCGTCGAGGTGGCCACCGCCGGTCCGGTCGTGGGGGTGCGGGACTCCAAGGACCCCGCCGGGCCGCCGCTGGCGTTCACCCGGAATGCCTGGACACGTTTCCTGATCGTGTTGCGCTGA
- a CDS encoding metallopeptidase family protein — protein MPVEMTLQRFEELVADALDRVPAEFAEAMDNVVVLVEERNEQEPDILGLYHGIALTERMSDYGGVLPDQIFIYRRPILAICETEEDVVSEVVITVVHEIAHHFGIDDARLHELGWG, from the coding sequence ATGCCGGTGGAGATGACCCTGCAGCGCTTCGAGGAACTGGTCGCCGACGCGCTGGACCGGGTACCCGCCGAGTTCGCCGAGGCCATGGACAACGTGGTGGTGCTGGTCGAGGAGCGCAACGAGCAGGAGCCGGACATCCTCGGCCTCTACCACGGGATCGCGCTCACCGAGCGGATGTCCGACTACGGCGGGGTGCTGCCCGACCAGATCTTCATCTACCGGCGGCCGATCCTGGCCATCTGCGAGACCGAGGAGGACGTGGTCTCCGAGGTCGTGATCACCGTGGTGCACGAGATCGCCCATCACTTCGGCATCGACGACGCCCGGCTGCACGAGCTCGGCTGGGGCTGA
- a CDS encoding helix-turn-helix domain-containing protein, translating to MGGEHLEGEPEYGPAIIRRRLGRIMRRLRERAGLTMEQAASKIEYTVPSLSRLENGQQGLNIHVAKSMLDVYHESDRYEEILDLCRLSQRKAWWNSYGIHGRGYLGLESDAESARSFETHLVPGLLQSEEYARALFLGQGEEKPERIENYVRVRMIRQERLRHPTRPLTLRVVVHEAALRCRVGGLEVMYGQLAHLAVLAELPTVTLRVLPNDRGVHPSMAGGFIILTFPEQLLPDTLYVEHAFGGTDTEKEQEVNRAKLRFDQLWAMALDESATAEFLRRLAEDLE from the coding sequence ATGGGCGGAGAGCACCTCGAGGGCGAGCCGGAATACGGTCCGGCGATCATCCGGCGCAGGCTGGGCCGGATCATGCGCAGGCTGCGCGAGCGGGCCGGGCTCACCATGGAGCAGGCCGCCTCGAAGATCGAGTACACCGTCCCCTCACTGAGCAGACTGGAGAACGGTCAGCAGGGGCTGAACATCCACGTCGCGAAGAGCATGCTGGACGTCTACCACGAGTCCGACCGGTACGAGGAGATCCTGGACCTGTGCCGGCTCTCCCAGCGCAAGGCCTGGTGGAACTCCTACGGCATCCACGGCAGGGGCTACCTCGGCCTGGAAAGCGACGCCGAGTCCGCCCGTAGCTTCGAGACCCACCTCGTTCCCGGGCTCCTGCAGTCGGAGGAGTACGCCCGCGCCCTGTTCCTCGGCCAGGGTGAGGAGAAGCCGGAGCGGATCGAGAACTACGTCCGGGTCCGGATGATCCGCCAGGAACGGCTGCGGCACCCCACCCGCCCGCTCACCCTGCGGGTAGTGGTGCACGAGGCCGCCCTGCGCTGCCGGGTCGGCGGCCTCGAGGTGATGTACGGCCAGCTGGCCCATCTGGCCGTACTGGCCGAACTGCCCACGGTCACCCTGCGGGTACTGCCCAACGACCGCGGGGTGCACCCCTCCATGGCGGGCGGGTTCATCATCCTCACCTTCCCGGAACAGCTGCTGCCGGACACCCTGTACGTCGAGCACGCCTTCGGCGGCACCGACACGGAGAAGGAGCAGGAGGTCAACCGGGCTAAACTGAGGTTCGACCAGCTGTGGGCCATGGCGCTCGACGAGTCCGCGACCGCCGAGTTCCTGCGGCGGCTGGCCGAGGACCTGGAGTAG
- a CDS encoding haloalkane dehalogenase: MRLLRTPDDRFTDLPDFDHEPHYVDIPDPDGGLLRIAYVEAGPADGQPVLLLHGEPTWSFLYRKMLPVLADAGLRAIAPDLVGFGRSDKPAEMVDHTYAKHVEWMRALAFDALDLRDVVLFGQDWGGLIGLRLVAEHPDRFAGVVASNTGLPTGDEGMPKAWWAFREMVENAQVFDIGRLVQAGSQSTLSEEVQAAYDAPFPNEMYKAAPRAMPSIVPTQPDDPATEANRAAWTKLSTLDIPFLCAFGDSDPITGGMAERLRTAVPGASGRNHPTIQDAGHFIQEDAGEHLARVVAEFTTTLSRRD; the protein is encoded by the coding sequence GTGCGCCTACTGAGGACGCCGGACGACCGGTTCACCGACCTGCCCGATTTCGACCACGAGCCACACTACGTGGACATCCCCGACCCCGACGGTGGCCTGCTCCGCATCGCCTACGTCGAGGCAGGCCCCGCGGACGGCCAACCCGTCCTGCTGCTGCACGGGGAGCCCACGTGGTCGTTCCTGTACCGCAAGATGCTGCCGGTGCTGGCCGACGCGGGGTTGCGGGCGATCGCCCCGGACCTGGTCGGCTTCGGCCGCTCCGACAAACCGGCGGAGATGGTCGACCACACCTACGCCAAGCATGTCGAATGGATGCGCGCGCTCGCCTTCGACGCGCTCGACCTGCGGGACGTCGTGCTGTTCGGGCAGGACTGGGGCGGCCTGATCGGGCTGCGGCTGGTCGCCGAGCACCCGGACCGCTTCGCCGGGGTGGTCGCCTCGAACACCGGCCTGCCCACCGGGGACGAGGGCATGCCGAAGGCGTGGTGGGCCTTCCGCGAGATGGTGGAGAACGCGCAGGTCTTCGACATCGGCAGGCTCGTGCAGGCCGGCAGCCAGAGCACGCTGAGCGAGGAGGTCCAGGCCGCCTACGACGCCCCGTTCCCGAACGAGATGTACAAGGCGGCCCCGCGGGCCATGCCGAGTATCGTGCCCACCCAGCCGGACGATCCGGCCACCGAGGCCAACCGGGCGGCCTGGACCAAGTTGTCCACACTGGACATCCCGTTCCTGTGCGCCTTCGGCGACAGCGACCCGATCACCGGCGGGATGGCGGAGCGCCTGCGCACCGCCGTGCCAGGGGCTTCCGGGCGCAACCACCCGACCATCCAGGACGCGGGCCACTTCATCCAGGAGGACGCTGGCGAGCACCTGGCGCGGGTGGTCGCGGAGTTCACGACTACCCTCTCCAGGCGTGATTGA
- a CDS encoding DUF2252 domain-containing protein encodes MTDVVERIRERGDEQRRAEIVGVLVDAFEEMMAANPAAFRRKFRKMAADPFAFYRGSACLFYNDMAAEDDPWADERTGRVWIQGDLHAENFGTYMDSAGALVFDVNDFDEAYLGSFTWDLKRLVASVALLAWSKAISDADIASLIGTYLRSYLRQVRQFAEHTGDQAFKLQLESTDGLVHEVLQAARMNTRIDLLGNLTTVENYERVFRSGAGVRRLGEEEYDRARTAFESYLDTIPRGKRFNSITYEVKDIVGRSGFGIGSAGLPAYNVLVEGRTQALENDVVLSMKQGNVPAPSRIVRDERVQDYFKHEGHRTAVSQRALQAHADPWLGHTEMNGVGFVVSELSPYVNDLDWSDLTEPAEMAPVLEYLGQATAKVHCVADEDSEQTLVDFQVEDAIVAVIGDREEEFIQALTEFGMRYAERTRDDHRLFVDAFRNGEIAGI; translated from the coding sequence ATGACAGACGTGGTGGAGCGCATCCGGGAACGGGGCGACGAGCAGCGCAGGGCAGAGATCGTCGGGGTCCTGGTGGACGCCTTCGAGGAGATGATGGCCGCGAACCCGGCCGCCTTCCGCAGGAAGTTCCGCAAGATGGCCGCCGACCCGTTCGCCTTCTACCGCGGGTCGGCCTGTCTGTTCTACAACGACATGGCCGCCGAGGACGACCCGTGGGCGGACGAGCGCACCGGGCGGGTGTGGATCCAGGGTGACCTGCACGCGGAGAACTTCGGCACCTACATGGACTCCGCGGGCGCGCTGGTGTTCGACGTCAACGACTTCGACGAGGCGTATCTCGGCAGCTTCACCTGGGACCTCAAGCGGCTGGTCGCCAGCGTGGCATTGCTGGCATGGAGCAAGGCGATCTCGGACGCCGATATCGCCTCGCTGATCGGCACCTACCTGCGCAGCTACCTGCGCCAGGTGCGGCAGTTCGCCGAGCACACCGGCGACCAGGCGTTCAAGCTACAGCTGGAGAGCACCGACGGGCTGGTGCACGAGGTGTTGCAGGCCGCCAGGATGAACACCCGGATCGACCTGCTCGGCAACCTCACCACGGTGGAGAACTACGAGCGGGTGTTCCGCTCCGGCGCAGGGGTGCGCAGGCTCGGTGAGGAGGAGTACGACCGGGCACGCACCGCCTTCGAGTCCTATCTGGACACCATCCCGCGCGGGAAACGGTTCAACAGCATCACTTACGAGGTCAAGGACATCGTGGGCCGCTCGGGCTTCGGGATCGGCTCGGCCGGGCTGCCCGCGTACAACGTGCTGGTCGAGGGCCGCACCCAGGCGCTGGAGAACGACGTCGTGCTGTCCATGAAGCAGGGCAACGTCCCTGCCCCCAGCCGGATCGTGCGGGACGAGCGGGTGCAGGACTACTTCAAGCACGAGGGGCACCGCACCGCCGTGTCCCAGCGCGCCCTGCAGGCCCATGCCGACCCCTGGCTCGGGCACACCGAGATGAACGGCGTCGGGTTCGTGGTCTCCGAACTCTCCCCCTACGTGAACGATCTGGACTGGTCCGACCTCACCGAACCCGCGGAAATGGCGCCGGTGCTGGAGTATCTCGGCCAGGCCACCGCGAAGGTGCACTGCGTCGCGGACGAGGACTCCGAGCAGACGCTGGTGGACTTCCAGGTGGAGGACGCGATCGTGGCGGTGATCGGCGACCGCGAGGAGGAGTTCATCCAGGCGCTGACCGAGTTCGGCATGCGCTACGCCGAGCGCACCAGGGACGACCACCGCCTGTTCGTGGACGCCTTCCGCAACGGCGAGATCGCCGGGATCTAG
- a CDS encoding MFS transporter: MTGRTDHRLNWLLSSSTVSNLGDGIGKVAFPLLAVQVTKDPVLIAGLSATQFVPWLLFALVAGAILDRIDRRTAMIVANTARAVVVGVVAVLVATDSISIWLIYLAALLLGTAETLADSAANVLIPAVVQRERLEGANSKMQAAEIVGQTFLGGPVGSLTFAVFHAFPFLLNSAGFAIAAALLLGMAGSYRPQQEAERPRTALRTELAQGLRWVRRNALVLRLVLIAAAVSLVSELAQAQLVLYAVVELGLSPAAFGVFAFAGGIGGLAGAAVAPRLVRVAGRRAVLAAGILLCGAAFLAMGLSGSAILSSALFGLFAAAVVAVNVVLATVRHGLVPAELLGRVLGVWRTLVWGAIPVGALAGGVLTELLGRPSATFAVSGALLLGTGGAAILLLRRYRGAVDELDPRAAPVSD; encoded by the coding sequence GTGACGGGGCGAACGGATCATCGGCTGAACTGGCTGCTGTCCTCCAGCACGGTGTCCAACCTCGGGGACGGGATCGGCAAGGTCGCCTTCCCCCTGCTGGCCGTGCAGGTCACCAAGGACCCGGTGCTGATCGCGGGCCTCTCCGCGACCCAGTTCGTGCCCTGGCTGCTGTTCGCGCTGGTGGCCGGGGCGATCCTGGACCGGATCGACCGGCGTACCGCGATGATCGTGGCGAACACCGCCCGCGCCGTGGTGGTCGGCGTGGTCGCCGTGCTGGTGGCCACCGACTCGATCTCGATCTGGCTGATCTACCTGGCCGCGCTGCTACTCGGGACGGCGGAGACGCTGGCCGACAGCGCCGCCAACGTGCTGATCCCCGCCGTGGTGCAACGGGAGCGCCTGGAGGGCGCCAACAGCAAGATGCAGGCCGCCGAGATCGTCGGGCAGACCTTCCTCGGCGGGCCGGTCGGCAGCCTGACCTTCGCGGTGTTCCACGCGTTCCCGTTCCTGCTGAACTCGGCAGGCTTCGCCATCGCGGCCGCGCTGCTGCTCGGCATGGCGGGCAGCTACCGCCCGCAGCAGGAAGCCGAGCGGCCACGCACCGCCCTGCGCACCGAGCTGGCCCAGGGCCTGCGCTGGGTGCGCCGCAACGCGCTGGTGCTGCGGCTGGTTCTGATCGCCGCCGCGGTCAGCCTGGTCAGCGAGCTCGCCCAGGCCCAGCTCGTGCTCTACGCCGTGGTCGAGCTGGGACTCAGCCCGGCCGCCTTCGGCGTGTTCGCCTTCGCAGGCGGTATCGGCGGGCTCGCCGGCGCCGCGGTCGCGCCCCGCCTGGTCCGGGTGGCAGGCAGGCGGGCCGTGCTGGCCGCGGGGATCCTGCTGTGCGGTGCGGCCTTCCTCGCCATGGGCCTCAGCGGCAGCGCGATCCTCTCCTCGGCGCTGTTCGGCCTGTTCGCGGCCGCGGTGGTCGCGGTGAACGTGGTGCTGGCGACCGTCCGGCACGGGCTGGTTCCGGCTGAACTGCTCGGCAGGGTGCTCGGCGTGTGGCGCACCCTGGTGTGGGGCGCGATCCCGGTCGGCGCCCTCGCGGGCGGGGTACTCACCGAGCTCCTCGGCAGGCCGAGCGCGACCTTCGCGGTGTCCGGGGCGCTGCTGCTCGGCACCGGCGGGGCCGCGATCCTGCTGCTGCGCCGCTACCGCGGCGCCGTGGACGAGCTGGACCCACGGGCAGCCCCGGTGTCCGACTGA
- a CDS encoding DUF350 domain-containing protein, with product MTHIALAETFGSDLARGIGAILLYAVVGLLLMLVGFYAIDLTTPGKLSELVRRGLPNAVIVTASGMLSMAFIIVVAIFTSSSDLTEGLITSLVFGLVGIVGQVLAVRVLEWATRIDVRSTIESETYAPASFVVAAAHLALGLVVAVAVS from the coding sequence GTGACGCATATCGCCCTCGCCGAGACCTTCGGCTCCGACCTCGCCAGGGGGATCGGGGCCATCCTGCTGTACGCCGTCGTCGGGCTGCTGCTGATGCTCGTCGGCTTCTACGCCATCGACCTCACCACCCCCGGCAAGCTCTCCGAGCTGGTGCGCAGGGGACTGCCGAACGCGGTGATCGTCACCGCCTCCGGGATGCTGTCCATGGCGTTCATCATCGTGGTGGCGATTTTCACCTCCTCCAGCGACCTCACCGAGGGCCTGATCACCTCGCTGGTGTTCGGCCTGGTCGGGATCGTCGGGCAGGTACTCGCGGTGCGGGTGCTGGAGTGGGCGACCAGGATCGACGTCCGCTCCACCATCGAGAGCGAGACCTACGCCCCGGCCAGCTTCGTGGTCGCCGCGGCGCACCTCGCGCTCGGCCTCGTGGTAGCGGTCGCGGTGAGCTGA
- the tenA gene encoding thiaminase II has product MTGFCDRAWQHTVKIQQASLAHPFNEELANGSLPAERFQFYLAQDARYLVGFGRALAVAAARTPDPADLPFFAGAAREAVVVERQLHEEYFQRFGLGQAELDAIETSPTCLAYTSYLLATAQTDGYPELIAALLPCFWVYHHVGSSILRQQDGSGPENPYQAWIDTYADEDFARSVESCKEAVDRAAAAGDEATRARMLDRFTRASEYEWMFWDSAYRQESWPTAGLR; this is encoded by the coding sequence ATGACGGGATTTTGTGACCGGGCGTGGCAGCACACGGTGAAAATACAACAGGCATCGCTGGCGCACCCGTTCAACGAGGAACTGGCGAACGGCTCGCTGCCTGCCGAGCGGTTCCAGTTCTACCTGGCCCAGGACGCCCGCTACCTGGTCGGCTTCGGGCGCGCGCTGGCGGTCGCCGCGGCCCGCACCCCCGACCCGGCCGACCTGCCGTTCTTCGCCGGGGCGGCCAGGGAGGCGGTGGTCGTGGAGCGGCAGCTGCACGAGGAGTACTTCCAGCGGTTCGGCCTCGGCCAGGCGGAGCTGGACGCCATCGAGACCTCGCCGACCTGCCTGGCCTACACCTCCTATCTGCTGGCCACCGCGCAGACCGACGGGTATCCCGAGCTGATCGCGGCGCTGCTGCCCTGCTTCTGGGTGTATCACCACGTGGGCAGCAGCATCCTGCGGCAGCAGGACGGGAGCGGGCCGGAGAACCCGTACCAGGCCTGGATCGACACTTATGCCGACGAGGACTTCGCCCGATCGGTGGAAAGCTGCAAGGAGGCGGTGGACCGCGCCGCGGCTGCCGGGGACGAGGCGACCAGGGCGCGGATGCTGGACCGGTTCACCAGGGCCAGCGAGTACGAGTGGATGTTCTGGGACAGCGCCTACCGGCAGGAGTCCTGGCCGACCGCGGGCCTGCGCTGA